The DNA window GAAattctatatatacacaccacttCCTTTTTGGGAGACTTCACACCATTTGAGTTGGTTTTTGCGAACTACTATGGTGGGGTCCTTTTGTTTCATATGAACAGAACACACCTAATTAGCGTATACATTCGAGGCATGCAACCACCCCAACAAATTAAAGCTAATATCTTTTAGACTACGTACCAACACAACCCACAATCATTCTATTAGAGGGAAATAATGGGTTTAAATTAAatgatattttaattaaaaataacttTAAAAGCAATTATTTAACTTTTGAACAGTTTAGATTGCTTATGCACATAAGCTGGCTGCTGCTACAGTGCTTTTGGAACTCGATCCCCTGGAACGGAGTCAGGACAAAATATGAGGGGGTCACAGGGCGAACAAAGAATTTTTTATGTCATGGCGAGAAAACTAAGCGAGGTTTGTCCCCTGATATTGTTTtggattatctattaattatacatttgaaaatataaaaaataatattaaaaacaaaatatttataaaatagaataaataataattgtctCATGTCTTCTTGTTTCAACCACGAGCATAATTTTTTACAATAAAAGGTCCACCTTTTAATTTGTGTGGGGTTCAACAAATCATCAATTTTAACCCACAAGACCACAAAATTTTCCTGAAACTACATAAAAGATTTGAAGTATGAAGCTCAATTAGCAAACATTAAATCTTCCGATCATTGTTATCAAAGAGGAcatatttcaataaaaattctGAACTTAAATATGGGGAGCTAGCCATAAACAGAACCAGAAATCCTGAACTTATCCAAACATGTTTGCTGGTAACCGGGGTATAGTTTTAACTTaccaaattaataataataaaatcttaattattaataaacatacaaaaattaaggagaaaagaaacagagagaTCGAGAGAGACAAAAACGAACACTACATTCGCTACCCCAGGTACCATACAAGTTCATGCCCATACACAGGATTTCAGGATCTTCATATTCTTATTCTTTTCTagatttcaaaatcaaaattaattagtaaaataaTAATCAAACCAAGGTAGTACATTTAAATCTTCCAAGTATAAGCTATTCTTGCATCTTCAGATTCTCAACCAACATGTACAAGAACAAACTCAAAGCATACTTGCATACGACAACTCGGATAAGAGGAAACTGTATGGCTATGGCTATTCATATTACTAAAATCCACTTGTAtaaattttgatgatatatatatatatttcgtgTCGAATCTATTGATAATATAGAAGAAGTTAGAATCTACAGCAAAGAAGACCTTGCCTCCAACCCATATTCTTTCGTAAATGTCTTCGGTCAGCTTTGGCCATTCTAACTGGACTGCTGTTCCACTCAGACTGCAATCTGTGCATATAAAAGTCAAGATCTAAATATTAGTTATCACTTCATATGTAATGAGGACATGGTAGAACAAGAAATAATAGTTCAACAGTAATTTACACGGGGAAGGCAAATGAACGAGTGCTGGTCGTGCTACTATCTGATCTGAGAGAGAGGCTGCCAGAATATGATATGGGTCCCGAGTAAGTAATCACTCCAGATAAAGGACCAGTAGCAGAAAAGCTTGTCTCACCATAGCTATCTTGAGCTTGGCTAGAAACTAGCCGACTCTTCGCATCTTCAATGCCGGACAAATTTAGAGTCGGAAAAGGCTCAGAATCACTATTTCGTGGGCACTCCTCCCTGCTGCTTGCTGTAGGTGCAGCAGGATCAAAATCAAAAGTGATGCTCCCAGTCTCGACCTTACTGTTGTAAGATACATCATTGGCAATACAGCTATTGGTTGAATCTTCAGACCCACACACTCGAGCAGCGCTTCCCAGTTTTTCTTCCTTGCTGCTATTTTCAGATTCGTCAGGCCCAGAAACTTGAGAGGAGGTTACCAAGTTTACCTCCACTCTGTCATTATCTGATTTATCAGCTGAAGAGACCATGATTGGACCGGCCTCATTTGTCTTTTCAATTGAGACCTGCATATCCAAAATGTCAATCACCATGAGATTCCAACATTTCTACCTTCCCCCCTCAATATCATTCATTTACGCAGACAACTCATTATAAGAAGCTTACATGTTTCTCTTTATGACTGAAATCACATGCTATTAGAATATGAGTCACAGGTGAGGGACAAAAGCTTCGCAAATAATGACCTCATTACTGACAATAAGATGTCTCTActaattgattttattttatttctgggAAACGAGAATGTTCATTGAGgtataaaaaaaacacatgcacACATACTGCCTCTTTTATGCCATCACGCTTCATTAGTTTTGTAAGTTGTAGAAACTAAAATTTTGCCTTCCTCTTAAATTTCATTGACAACCATTAACCAATAAGCCAAagaaatcaacctattattatAGGTATTTGTGTACATTATGGATTAAGATAGCCTTAAAGATGTTCACCTGAATAGACTGCCGTGTGAGTTCAACTGGGTCACTAATGGTGGACTTGAGGTTGCACTCCTCTGCACTGGAATCTATCCTTGAAAACAAGTCTCCAAGTGAAAATATCTCTTTGGATACTTCATCTGCACTATTTCCAGGCGTGGCACTTTTTACTTCCCCCTTCAACATCAAATCATTGCTATCACATTGATTGGCAAAATCATTGTTGGAATCCTTATCTGCTTCAGATTTCAACAAAAAGGGAATAGATGTGTCAATAtccaacttttcttcaatcgtTTCAATGCTTGGATTCTTCTCAGGAAGTATGAATGTGCAAGTGTTGTTGTGATTGAAAACATCTTCAAACACAAGTTTGTCCTTCAAAGGCACACCCTCATCGACACAAATGTCCTTGACATCAAGGTAAGAGTTCTCTCTGTAGCAAACTAATTCTGGCAGATCAAAATCCTTAACACCTTTCTCCGTAAAAAAAGCAGCGTCCTCAAATGATTTGCTTTTCTGACATTGAGTTTCAGATGCCAATATATCTTTGGCATCATTTTCCACCCTTTCAGAGGATTCCACAGCCCTCATACAACAATTAAGTTCTGGTGCAGTCCAACCTTTATCATTCATCATGTGTGGTGATTGATCTGTTTCTGCCTCATTAGCCTTAAAATCACGAAGAACTTCATTCTGATTTTCCTTCATTACATCATTTCCCCTCTTCAACCATGTGACGTTCAATGCATCCTTATCATAATCAGAAGGTTTAGAATCTGGCTTATGGCCAATGGTTCCATGGCAAAATACTTCTTCACTAGCTGTAAGCAAAGTAGTAAATGACAGTGAAACCAGAAATATAATAACAGAGATCATTGAGAATCTCTGTGGGCACCATCAGGCATTAGACCTTCACGGATAACAAATTTGACAAACCACATGATTTTCACTCATTGGTTATTTTAATCTCATGTAATGGTGTTGCAGAAACATTAATTTCAATcatcaaaatttccaaattaCAGAATCAGAGAATATCCTTGAAAATATAGACGCTATTGAAGTGGACAGAGAACTTACAGCATTGAATACAAGAACCATGTTTGTTAAGTTTATGaaagagatgatgaatgtaCAGTACACAGAAAGCAGAGGAAACTACAGCGAAAGAAAACAATGAGAGGGATAGAGGGATACAAGGAAGATTGCTATTACCGAATTTCATGTTTTGCTTGTATTAGGAAATATCAGAGAGTTCCTCAAAGCTATTATGAGCAATATCTTCATGCAAGAACTCGGGAATGTGCAACCAATCCTGGCAATGGAAAGGCAATCACTTATAACGACACTAACAAATGCAACATAAGGACACAATAGGGGGAACAAAAAAGTTTTTAAATGTAAAGACACTCACGTTTAATCAAGTTCACAGATAGAATAAGAACATTACATTTCAAGGAACCAAGCACAAGAAAAT is part of the Tripterygium wilfordii isolate XIE 37 chromosome 7, ASM1340144v1, whole genome shotgun sequence genome and encodes:
- the LOC120002096 gene encoding uncharacterized protein LOC120002096 isoform X1; amino-acid sequence: MISVIIFLVSLSFTTLLTASEEVFCHGTIGHKPDSKPSDYDKDALNVTWLKRGNDVMKENQNEVLRDFKANEAETDQSPHMMNDKGWTAPELNCCMRAVESSERVENDAKDILASETQCQKSKSFEDAAFFTEKGVKDFDLPELVCYRENSYLDVKDICVDEGVPLKDKLVFEDVFNHNNTCTFILPEKNPSIETIEEKLDIDTSIPFLLKSEADKDSNNDFANQCDSNDLMLKGEVKSATPGNSADEVSKEIFSLGDLFSRIDSSAEECNLKSTISDPVELTRQSIQVSIEKTNEAGPIMVSSADKSDNDRVEVNLVTSSQVSGPDESENSSKEEKLGSAARVCGSEDSTNSCIANDVSYNSKVETGSITFDFDPAAPTASSREECPRNSDSEPFPTLNLSGIEDAKSRLVSSQAQDSYGETSFSATGPLSGVITYSGPISYSGSLSLRSDSSTTSTRSFAFPVLQSEWNSSPVRMAKADRRHLRKNMGWRQGLLCCRF
- the LOC120002096 gene encoding uncharacterized protein LOC120002096 isoform X2; amino-acid sequence: MKFASEEVFCHGTIGHKPDSKPSDYDKDALNVTWLKRGNDVMKENQNEVLRDFKANEAETDQSPHMMNDKGWTAPELNCCMRAVESSERVENDAKDILASETQCQKSKSFEDAAFFTEKGVKDFDLPELVCYRENSYLDVKDICVDEGVPLKDKLVFEDVFNHNNTCTFILPEKNPSIETIEEKLDIDTSIPFLLKSEADKDSNNDFANQCDSNDLMLKGEVKSATPGNSADEVSKEIFSLGDLFSRIDSSAEECNLKSTISDPVELTRQSIQVSIEKTNEAGPIMVSSADKSDNDRVEVNLVTSSQVSGPDESENSSKEEKLGSAARVCGSEDSTNSCIANDVSYNSKVETGSITFDFDPAAPTASSREECPRNSDSEPFPTLNLSGIEDAKSRLVSSQAQDSYGETSFSATGPLSGVITYSGPISYSGSLSLRSDSSTTSTRSFAFPVLQSEWNSSPVRMAKADRRHLRKNMGWRQGLLCCRF